TTTGATGCAGACAAGGCTGCTATACCGATAGGAAAGAAGACAATACCAATAAGAGTGAATGCTGCAATGACCTGAATCccatataaacaataaaattacaaaaaagattCTTCTTGAAAATCTAAAGGAAGGAAATGGGAATtattcaaaatagaaaaatcaagtagaatACGATGTAACCATACTAATTTCGGAGTTATGATTGGTTTGCAAGCAGGAAGCTCCTGTTGTGTGAATCTAGAATCTGCGACAACGAAGaaacaattcaatatttttagcaaCCTCAGTTGCACAtgattaaaacatgtttttacaCAAACATGACAAATCTCTGACGCAATCTTAAATTAGTTAGCAGTTAATTTATAAAGAACACACACAAGACCACATGCAttacagaaaacaaaaaacgaaaaaaagggTCAATTGAAGGGAAGGTGTACATGGGGGTGGTTTCTCGGATTTTGTTTTGGAGGCAGGGATTGGCTCATAACCACCACCTTCGCTGGTGCTTGTGCCATCCAGGTTCACGCCAAACGACGTCGTATCATCCTTGAGGAGTGGAGACATGGCCATACTTACAAGTCGCAATTGCAAACAAAGGAAATGGAGaatctctttctttatttatttcctttctacAATTTCACGCTTTCTTGTTTTCCATTTTGGGGAGCATTGGATCCGTCTGCTTcgttttgaaaacaattttgatttgtttggggATTTAAATGTAAATAGTGGAAGTTTTGTCGTAAACTTTGGATTGTTAGAAGATTAATGATGAGGATCAAATTCCAATTTGTAAGTctaattgattatttaatttataataagaatTTACTGACTCATTCctgtaaataaaaatcatcatgaATTAGGTGCAAAACATGCGTGCGCCAAACGTCTGACTAGTGGAAAATAAAAAGGCTTAAATTGGCATTAGGCAACGAGCACGATTTTAGGATTGAGTGATTCCATATGATTAGTGAaatcaatgataataataataataataataataatatatatcccaaaataataattgaacaaTTCAGCTGTTGATATGATAAGAAAACTACTTGCTATATATCCATCCATTTCAGGATAAATAGTTGAAACTTCTGATATTATAAGAAACGAACTGATCAGTGAATCTGATCTTTTGGTACGAGAATGTCGAAGTCACTAACAGTCCATTCAGCAACTTGATCATTGCTTATGTATATTTCAGTTCCCAAGTCGATGGATGGCCAGTGTCTCTCGACAGGTTTTGTACCCGGATCCTGCATCGTCATGACAAAAGACATGAAAGAACTTCatacgaagaagaagaagaaagacaagGACAGTGCTGAATGTACCTGGTAGAAGTAAAGTGATTGAGATAGTCTCCCAACATCAAGTTCCCAGCTTCTTGGATCCCCAATCCAACCCTCACCCTTCTTTGCGGGGTACCCATAATCGCCCCACACAGGGTGAGGAATGATTTGCAATATTTCCTGGGGTTGAGGATTGCTGTATGCGTCACATAAATTATAGGGCTCCTCAAGGTGCAGAGCATTTCCAGGAGCACAGTACATGTGATATGCATCGAAGGGGAAGCTGGCATTGTTTGTCCTATGAACTCTTGTTCCATTAGGAAACGTGTGATAAGGCGGGCAACCGGCGACTTTCTCCGGAGAGCACCATGATTCTGTTCCGGGATTTATGATCATCTCACTGTATCTAGTGACATCTGATCTCACATCCCCATTGCAAGGACTGCCATCGTTTTTCCAACAGCTCCCGATGTCCATCAGGTAGAACTGGCTTCCTGGTCCACCTCCTTGTGTAATGTTTAGCTTGAATTTTACTTTGAAGTTTGGTGACTTTGGCACCTGCATGAATATAAGAAATGTTTTGAAAGTATGATACATTGATTAATCATTGGATTTTGACAAGAATGATGTTAAAATCTGTGCATTGTGTGCTTATCTAAGAATTTGAATATgcaattttcaattgaaaagtcCAAAATTCAGAAGAACGAGTATGAGAGGAGAAcgaaggaaaaaaacataacttactATTTTTGACATGCCCCTTGTTTGGTAGTGATAACCACCTGAGAATCCTTTGGTGGCATCCGATCTTAGGTATAGCATCAACCATGGATACTTTGAGGATGTCTTCAAGTAGAAATGAAAGACCCAGCTTCCTTTCCCTAACTCCTTTTGCCAAGTGACATTGAAATAAGAGGTGCTGTTGACGACAACTCCACTCTTGACATTAGCATCCAAATCCCAACTCCCATAAAAACTTCCTCTCAAGGTATTGTTTCCATGCACACCGGTATAATTATGGTACATCTTGGGCATGTTCATACACCCTTCTCCAAAGCATGGAAAACGAGATTCCGGTGCAAAGGGCTCTGATTTCTTACCATTTTCGGGGCATCTAGCAGCTAAAGTGTCCATGTTACCACTCTTGAGCATGATCATCCAGAATTGCCATGGTTTCGGGTAGTCCTTTACTTGGCAT
This genomic interval from Populus alba chromosome 1, ASM523922v2, whole genome shotgun sequence contains the following:
- the LOC118027490 gene encoding uncharacterized protein → MHYLIFSSARNSNRTERLKSTCIYKLYCPRIIKEHFLLHKFTEMTMDTWRFFQLLFLACFTSVVMACNDDFISAVGDPGMRRDGLRVAIEAWNQCNEVGEEAVDMGSPRMADCFDVDHSTSSVNLIHKVSEDENRLGLLNGTYGRIKTRSYDRYAPKKQLYLGNKCQVKDYPKPWQFWMIMLKSGNMDTLAARCPENGKKSEPFAPESRFPCFGEGCMNMPKMYHNYTGVHGNNTLRGSFYGSWDLDANVKSGVVVNSTSYFNVTWQKELGKGSWVFHFYLKTSSKYPWLMLYLRSDATKGFSGGYHYQTRGMSKIVPKSPNFKVKFKLNITQGGGPGSQFYLMDIGSCWKNDGSPCNGDVRSDVTRYSEMIINPGTESWCSPEKVAGCPPYHTFPNGTRVHRTNNASFPFDAYHMYCAPGNALHLEEPYNLCDAYSNPQPQEILQIIPHPVWGDYGYPAKKGEGWIGDPRSWELDVGRLSQSLYFYQDPGTKPVERHWPSIDLGTEIYISNDQVAEWTVSDFDILVPKDQIH